A window of Perognathus longimembris pacificus isolate PPM17 chromosome 6, ASM2315922v1, whole genome shotgun sequence contains these coding sequences:
- the Rnf8 gene encoding E3 ubiquitin-protein ligase RNF8 isoform X2, with amino-acid sequence MGEPGSLVKGRRSGRRGWCLRRIGMNAEWLLLEDGREVTIGRGFGVTYQLVSKVCPLMISRNHCILKQNPEGQWTIKDNKSLNGVWLNRERLQPLRVYFIQEGDHIQLGVPLENKENAEYEYEVTEEDWEKIYPCLAPRNDQMTEKNKVLRTKRRFSLDELECLGAEGPSNLKSKINKVSCEPGHPVKSHRKSEVSSQPLEYPCLNLTSLEASKTTGAHQKGKELHHKKQNASNSSSSSSVSQSSLDLFKMSMSRILKLKSQMQEKQVAVLNVKGHSQKEAIMRIVKMEQELQDLQSQLCAEQAKQQARVEQLEKTLLEEEHCFQDLETKQEEELKQQLAQALQEHQALMEELSRSKKDFETIIQAKNKELEQTKEEKDKVLAQKEEVLNHMNDVLENELQCIICSEYFIEAVTLNCAHSFCSYCINEWMKRKTECPICRQDIKSKTYSLVLDNCINKMVVTLSSEVKERRIVLLRERRAKRLS; translated from the exons ATGGGGGAGCCGGGCTCCTTGGTTAAGGGACGCCGATCCGGCCGCCGGGGCTGGTGCCTGAGACGAATAGGGATGAACGCCGAGTGGTTGCTGCTGGAGGACGGGCGCGAG GTAACTATAGGACGAGGATTTGGTGTCACATACCAGCTAGTATCAAAAGTCTGTCCACTGATGATTTCTCGAAACCACTGTATTTTGAAACAAAACCCTGAGGGCCAGTGGACAATTAAGGACAACAAG AGTCTGAATGGTGTTTGGCTGAACAGAGAACGTCTGCAACCACTGCGGGTTTATTTCATCCAGGAGGGAGACCACATCCAGCTTGGAGTGCCTCTGGAGAATAAAGAGAATGCTGAGTACGAGTATGAAGTTACCGAAgaggactgggagaagatctatCCCTGCCTTGCCCCAAGGAATGACCAgatgacagaaaaaaacaaagtcttGAGAACTAAAAGGAGATTTAGTTTAGATGAATTAGAATGTCTTGGAGCTGAAGGCCCCTCAAATTTGAAATCTAAAATCAACAAAGTGTCCTGTGAACCTGGTCATCCAGTGAAGTCACATCGGAAGAGTGAAGTGTCAAGTCAACCCTTGGAATATCCGTGTCTTAACTTGACTTCTCTTGAAGCAAGTAAGACCACAGGGGCTCATCAGAAAGGCAAAGAGCTTCATCATAAGAAGCAGAACGCCtcaaactcctcctcctcctcctcagtatCTCAGAGCAGCTTAGATCTGTTTAAAATGAGTATGTCCAGGATTTTGAAGCTGAAATCACAGATGCAAGAAAAACAAGTAGCTGTTCTGAATGTGAAAGGGCACTCCCAGAAGGAGGCCATAATGAGAATTGTGAAAATGGAGCAGGAACTGCAGGATTTACAGTCCCAGCTGTGTGCTGAGCAAGCTAAACAGCAGGCCAGAGTGGAGCAGCTAGAGAAGACCTTGCTGGAAGAGGAACATTGTTTCCAG GATTTGGAGACAAAGCAAGAAGAGGAGCTGAAGCAACAGCTGGCCCAGGCTCTGCAAGAG CATCAGGCTCTAATGGAAGAGCTCAGTCGCAGCAAGAAGGACTTTGAAACAATCATTCAAGCCAAGAACAAAGAATTGGAGCAGACCAAG GAGGAAAAGGATAAGGTGCTAGCCCAGAAGGAGGAAGTCCTCAACCACATGAATGACGTGCTGGAGAATGAGCTCCAGTGCATTATTTGCTCAGAATATTTCATTGAG GCTGTCACCTTGAACTGTGCCCACAGTTTCTGTTCCTACTGTATCAATGAGTGGATGAAGCGAAAGACAGAATGCCCTATTTGCCGGCAGGACATCAAGTCCAAAACTTACTCCCTGGTTCTGGATAATTGCATTAATAAGATGGTGGTCACTCTAAGCTCAGAAGTGAAAGAACGACGAATTGTTCTCCTTAGGGAACGAAGAG cAAAGAGACTGTCCTGA
- the Rnf8 gene encoding E3 ubiquitin-protein ligase RNF8 isoform X1: MGEPGSLVKGRRSGRRGWCLRRIGMNAEWLLLEDGREVTIGRGFGVTYQLVSKVCPLMISRNHCILKQNPEGQWTIKDNKSLNGVWLNRERLQPLRVYFIQEGDHIQLGVPLENKENAEYEYEVTEEDWEKIYPCLAPRNDQMTEKNKVLRTKRRFSLDELECLGAEGPSNLKSKINKVSCEPGHPVKSHRKSEVSSQPLEYPCLNLTSLEASKTTGAHQKGKELHHKKQNASNSSSSSSVSQSSLDLFKMSMSRILKLKSQMQEKQVAVLNVKGHSQKEAIMRIVKMEQELQDLQSQLCAEQAKQQARVEQLEKTLLEEEHCFQDLETKQEEELKQQLAQALQEHQALMEELSRSKKDFETIIQAKNKELEQTKEEKDKVLAQKEEVLNHMNDVLENELQCIICSEYFIEAVTLNCAHSFCSYCINEWMKRKTECPICRQDIKSKTYSLVLDNCINKMVVTLSSEVKERRIVLLRERRGEWVRKPLVLNEGLTSKLHQVYLSVYL; encoded by the exons ATGGGGGAGCCGGGCTCCTTGGTTAAGGGACGCCGATCCGGCCGCCGGGGCTGGTGCCTGAGACGAATAGGGATGAACGCCGAGTGGTTGCTGCTGGAGGACGGGCGCGAG GTAACTATAGGACGAGGATTTGGTGTCACATACCAGCTAGTATCAAAAGTCTGTCCACTGATGATTTCTCGAAACCACTGTATTTTGAAACAAAACCCTGAGGGCCAGTGGACAATTAAGGACAACAAG AGTCTGAATGGTGTTTGGCTGAACAGAGAACGTCTGCAACCACTGCGGGTTTATTTCATCCAGGAGGGAGACCACATCCAGCTTGGAGTGCCTCTGGAGAATAAAGAGAATGCTGAGTACGAGTATGAAGTTACCGAAgaggactgggagaagatctatCCCTGCCTTGCCCCAAGGAATGACCAgatgacagaaaaaaacaaagtcttGAGAACTAAAAGGAGATTTAGTTTAGATGAATTAGAATGTCTTGGAGCTGAAGGCCCCTCAAATTTGAAATCTAAAATCAACAAAGTGTCCTGTGAACCTGGTCATCCAGTGAAGTCACATCGGAAGAGTGAAGTGTCAAGTCAACCCTTGGAATATCCGTGTCTTAACTTGACTTCTCTTGAAGCAAGTAAGACCACAGGGGCTCATCAGAAAGGCAAAGAGCTTCATCATAAGAAGCAGAACGCCtcaaactcctcctcctcctcctcagtatCTCAGAGCAGCTTAGATCTGTTTAAAATGAGTATGTCCAGGATTTTGAAGCTGAAATCACAGATGCAAGAAAAACAAGTAGCTGTTCTGAATGTGAAAGGGCACTCCCAGAAGGAGGCCATAATGAGAATTGTGAAAATGGAGCAGGAACTGCAGGATTTACAGTCCCAGCTGTGTGCTGAGCAAGCTAAACAGCAGGCCAGAGTGGAGCAGCTAGAGAAGACCTTGCTGGAAGAGGAACATTGTTTCCAG GATTTGGAGACAAAGCAAGAAGAGGAGCTGAAGCAACAGCTGGCCCAGGCTCTGCAAGAG CATCAGGCTCTAATGGAAGAGCTCAGTCGCAGCAAGAAGGACTTTGAAACAATCATTCAAGCCAAGAACAAAGAATTGGAGCAGACCAAG GAGGAAAAGGATAAGGTGCTAGCCCAGAAGGAGGAAGTCCTCAACCACATGAATGACGTGCTGGAGAATGAGCTCCAGTGCATTATTTGCTCAGAATATTTCATTGAG GCTGTCACCTTGAACTGTGCCCACAGTTTCTGTTCCTACTGTATCAATGAGTGGATGAAGCGAAAGACAGAATGCCCTATTTGCCGGCAGGACATCAAGTCCAAAACTTACTCCCTGGTTCTGGATAATTGCATTAATAAGATGGTGGTCACTCTAAGCTCAGAAGTGAAAGAACGACGAATTGTTCTCCTTAGGGAACGAAGAGGTGAGTGGGTCAGAAAACCCCTAGTTCTCAATGAAGGACTTACCTCCAAACTTCATCAggtttatttatctgtttatttgtgA